One Streptomyces fagopyri DNA window includes the following coding sequences:
- a CDS encoding glycoside hydrolase family 15 protein codes for MDRYPPIADHGLIGDLQTAALVSSHGVIDWFAAPRFDSPSVFAALLDHDDGGHFLLAPQSPGGTWKQLYYPDSAVVVTRFMSADGVGEIIDHMPVRPGPAPTDRHSIVRVVRAVRGTVRFALECRPRFDYARLRHELDLTADRATFRAPGVSAHLQATMPLERDGHDVRGGVTLSDGETAAVVFSMCAPGGEAPPPPTDEGVTEGLWETVDFWQKWVRTSRYRGRWTEMVHRSAITLKLLTYAPTGAPVAAATMGLPEQVGGERNWDYRYTWVRDGSLSVRALLDLGFVEEATRFTRWLGDRLEAREGPDGEPLQIMYRVDGDPRLTEEILRHFEGYRGSFPVRAGNAASDQLQLDIYGEAMYALSESRSVGEQAGYHGWKSLARTLDWLADSWDRPDEGIWETRGGRKDFTYSRVMCWAAFDRGLKLAAEFSRPADTARWTRARDEILEQVMVRGWNEREQALVQHYGGDVLDASLLLAPRVGFLAPRSPAWLNTLDAMDRVLVSDSLVHRYDPEASPDGLRGREGTFSLCTFLYVDALARAGRLPQARYAFEKMQTYANHVGLFAEEIGPSGEQLGNFPQAFTHLSLIMAATTLDEALDALHLRR; via the coding sequence ATGGACCGATACCCGCCCATCGCCGACCACGGTCTGATCGGGGACCTCCAGACCGCGGCGCTGGTGTCCTCCCACGGCGTGATCGACTGGTTCGCGGCGCCGCGCTTCGACTCGCCCAGTGTCTTCGCGGCCCTCCTGGACCACGACGACGGTGGTCACTTCCTGCTCGCCCCCCAGAGCCCCGGGGGAACCTGGAAACAGCTCTACTACCCGGACAGCGCCGTCGTGGTGACCCGCTTCATGTCAGCCGACGGGGTCGGCGAGATCATCGACCACATGCCCGTCCGGCCCGGCCCGGCGCCGACCGACCGGCACAGCATCGTCCGGGTCGTGCGCGCCGTGCGCGGCACCGTGCGCTTCGCCCTCGAATGCCGGCCGCGGTTCGACTACGCGCGGCTCCGCCACGAACTCGACCTGACCGCCGACCGGGCGACCTTCCGCGCCCCCGGCGTGAGCGCCCACCTGCAGGCCACCATGCCGCTCGAACGGGACGGCCACGACGTCCGGGGCGGCGTCACCCTCAGCGACGGAGAGACGGCGGCCGTGGTGTTCAGCATGTGCGCGCCGGGCGGCGAGGCGCCACCACCCCCCACCGACGAGGGGGTCACCGAAGGGCTGTGGGAGACCGTCGACTTCTGGCAGAAGTGGGTACGCACCTCGCGCTACCGCGGCCGCTGGACGGAGATGGTGCACCGCTCCGCGATCACCCTCAAGCTCCTCACGTACGCCCCCACGGGCGCGCCGGTCGCCGCCGCCACCATGGGACTCCCCGAACAGGTCGGCGGAGAGCGCAACTGGGACTACCGGTACACCTGGGTGCGGGACGGCTCCCTCTCGGTGCGGGCCCTGCTCGACCTCGGCTTCGTGGAGGAGGCCACCCGCTTCACCCGCTGGCTCGGCGACCGCCTGGAAGCCCGGGAGGGCCCGGACGGCGAACCCCTCCAGATCATGTACCGGGTCGACGGAGACCCCCGGCTGACGGAGGAGATCCTGCGGCACTTCGAGGGCTACCGGGGTTCCTTCCCGGTCCGGGCAGGCAACGCGGCCTCGGACCAACTGCAGCTCGACATCTACGGCGAGGCCATGTACGCGCTGTCCGAGAGCCGCTCCGTCGGCGAACAGGCCGGCTATCACGGCTGGAAGAGCCTGGCCCGCACCCTGGACTGGCTGGCCGACTCGTGGGACCGGCCCGACGAGGGCATCTGGGAGACCCGCGGCGGGCGCAAGGACTTCACCTACAGCCGGGTGATGTGCTGGGCCGCCTTCGACCGCGGCCTGAAGCTGGCGGCCGAGTTCAGCAGGCCGGCCGACACCGCGCGCTGGACCCGGGCCCGGGACGAGATCCTCGAACAGGTCATGGTGCGCGGCTGGAACGAGCGGGAGCAGGCCCTGGTCCAGCACTACGGCGGCGACGTCCTGGACGCCTCACTGCTGCTGGCCCCCCGCGTCGGATTCCTGGCCCCCAGGAGCCCCGCCTGGCTCAACACGCTCGACGCCATGGACCGCGTCCTCGTCTCCGACAGCCTCGTCCACCGCTACGACCCCGAGGCGTCCCCCGACGGACTGCGCGGCCGCGAGGGGACGTTCAGCCTGTGCACGTTCCTGTACGTCGACGCCCTCGCCCGCGCGGGACGCCTCCCCCAGGCCCGCTACGCCTTCGAGAAGATGCAGACGTACGCGAACCACGTCGGCCTGTTCGCCGAGGAGATCGGCCCCAGCGGGGAGCAGCTCGGCAACTTCCCGCAGGCCTTCACCCACCTCTCGCTCATCATGGCCGCGACGACGCTGGACGAGGCGCTCGACGCCCTCCACCTCCGCCGCTGA
- a CDS encoding DUF2252 domain-containing protein, which yields MNSLPTADSGTRHRTPRERAALGKDARSRAPRSSHAEFAPTARRPDPVDVIEAQSATRVPELVPIRYGRMTESPFRFYRGAAAVMAGDLAGTPRTGIRTQLCGDAHLLNFRLLASPERRLMFDINDFDETLPGPWEWDVKRLAASFVVVGRANGFSTAERAGVVRATVRSYREWMRHFAEMGNLPVWYAQFDENWVWTHFIQDVDARARDRWTRSVRKARTRDSLQAFGKLTHLVDGKARIAAGPPLITPFADLLADVERGVLEKQIRRMIERYGQSLQPDRRFLLEQYRLVDMARKVVGVGSVGTRCWIVLLLGRDDKDPLLLQAKEAGESVLAPFVGSGGHRTQGERVISGHRLMQATSDIFLGWERADGIDGRRRDFYIRQLRDWKGIAEPGTMVPTGMRAFGELCGATLARAHARSGDRIAIAAYLGAGDVFDRALVAFAERYADQNERDHQALVDAVRTGRVTAETA from the coding sequence GTGAACTCCCTTCCCACGGCCGACAGCGGGACCCGGCACCGTACGCCGCGGGAACGAGCGGCACTCGGCAAGGACGCCCGCTCCCGCGCACCCCGCTCCAGCCACGCCGAGTTCGCGCCGACGGCGAGGCGGCCGGACCCGGTGGACGTCATCGAGGCCCAGTCGGCGACGAGGGTGCCCGAGCTCGTACCGATCCGCTACGGCAGGATGACCGAGTCGCCGTTCCGCTTCTACCGAGGCGCGGCCGCCGTCATGGCCGGGGACCTCGCCGGCACCCCGCGGACCGGCATCAGGACACAACTGTGCGGCGACGCACACCTGCTGAACTTCCGGCTGCTCGCGTCGCCCGAGCGGCGCCTGATGTTCGACATCAACGACTTCGACGAGACACTGCCCGGCCCCTGGGAATGGGACGTCAAACGGCTCGCCGCCAGCTTCGTCGTCGTGGGCCGGGCCAACGGTTTCAGCACCGCGGAACGGGCCGGCGTCGTACGGGCGACCGTACGGTCCTACCGCGAGTGGATGCGGCACTTCGCCGAGATGGGCAATCTCCCCGTGTGGTACGCCCAGTTCGACGAGAACTGGGTGTGGACGCACTTCATCCAGGACGTGGACGCGCGGGCCCGCGACCGCTGGACACGGTCGGTGCGCAAGGCGCGCACCCGCGACAGCCTCCAGGCCTTCGGGAAACTCACCCACCTCGTCGACGGGAAGGCCCGCATCGCCGCCGGCCCGCCCCTGATCACGCCGTTCGCGGACCTGCTCGCCGACGTGGAACGCGGCGTGCTGGAGAAGCAGATCCGCCGGATGATCGAACGGTACGGCCAGAGCCTCCAGCCGGACCGGCGGTTCCTGCTGGAGCAGTACCGCCTCGTCGACATGGCCCGCAAGGTGGTGGGCGTCGGCAGCGTGGGCACCCGCTGCTGGATCGTGCTCCTGCTCGGCCGCGACGACAAGGATCCGCTGCTCCTCCAGGCCAAGGAGGCGGGCGAGTCCGTCCTCGCGCCCTTCGTGGGCAGCGGCGGCCACCGGACACAGGGCGAGCGAGTGATCTCCGGCCACCGGCTGATGCAGGCCACGAGTGACATCTTCCTGGGCTGGGAACGGGCCGACGGTATCGACGGGCGTCGACGGGACTTCTACATACGGCAGTTGCGTGACTGGAAGGGCATCGCCGAGCCCGGGACGATGGTGCCGACCGGGATGCGCGCCTTCGGCGAACTCTGCGGTGCCACGCTGGCCCGCGCGCACGCGAGATCGGGCGACCGGATCGCCATCGCCGCCTACCTGGGCGCGGGCGACGTCTTCGACCGGGCACTCGTGGCGTTCGCCGAGCGCTACGCCGACCAGAACGAGAGGGACCACCAGGCACTCGTGGACGCCGTCCGTACGGGGCGGGTGACGGCCGAAACGGCCTGA